A genomic stretch from Flavobacterium humidisoli includes:
- the tpiA gene encoding triose-phosphate isomerase, with the protein MRKSIVAGNWKMHKNAAQTEELLNELVAKIPAKTNAQVIVAPTFVNLQAAAAKLKNTTIGVSAQNVHQAEGGAFTGEISADMLTSIGVNTVILGHSERRAIFHETDALIANKVDTALKHDMTVIFCFGEELKDRQSDNHFNIVENQLRDGVFHIAKESWSKIVLAYEPVWAIGTGETASPEQAQEMHEFIRETIRKAFGADIADEVSILYGGSVKPENAKEIFGKPDVDGGLIGGAALKADDFLAIVTAI; encoded by the coding sequence ATGAGAAAATCGATTGTTGCAGGAAACTGGAAAATGCATAAAAATGCTGCGCAAACTGAAGAATTATTAAACGAATTAGTGGCTAAAATTCCAGCTAAAACAAATGCACAAGTTATTGTAGCTCCAACTTTTGTAAACTTACAAGCCGCTGCTGCAAAATTAAAAAACACAACTATTGGTGTTTCTGCTCAGAACGTTCACCAAGCTGAAGGTGGTGCTTTTACAGGAGAAATTTCTGCAGATATGTTAACAAGCATTGGTGTTAACACAGTAATTTTAGGTCACTCTGAGCGTAGAGCTATTTTCCACGAAACTGACGCTTTAATTGCAAACAAAGTTGATACCGCTTTAAAACACGACATGACAGTTATTTTCTGTTTTGGAGAAGAATTAAAAGACCGTCAATCTGACAATCATTTTAATATTGTTGAAAATCAATTGCGTGATGGTGTTTTCCATATTGCTAAAGAATCTTGGTCTAAAATTGTTTTAGCTTACGAACCTGTTTGGGCTATTGGAACTGGAGAAACTGCTTCGCCAGAGCAAGCGCAGGAAATGCACGAATTTATTAGAGAAACTATCCGTAAAGCTTTTGGAGCTGATATTGCTGATGAAGTTTCTATTTTATACGGTGGTTCTGTTAAACCAGAAAACGCTAAAGAAATCTTTGGTAAACCAGACGTAGATGGTGGTTTAATTGGAGGTGCTGCTCTAAAAGCTGATGACTTTTTAGCTATTGTAACAGCTATCTAA